The following DNA comes from Augochlora pura isolate Apur16 chromosome 6, APUR_v2.2.1, whole genome shotgun sequence.
aaataaaattttaaatataaaaacacaaTAATATCCTGCAACAATATTTTGCTAAAATTCGACTTTTCTATTGATATTGTACTGACAATTGTTACTAAGTTTTTGTAATGTAACATAAGCTCGAATGCTAGATATTTcggcatttttaatttacaacatCAATAAGAGACAAAGATATGCGATATCCAAatgttcttaaaaaaattatacgttCTATGATGAAAACACATCTATGCGTTATCTGATGCGTTTAATTTGCACTTTGCTGGAAAAGTATTTAATCTCGGCGCTTGTTATcacgaaatatttatgacCGTAATATTATTTCGCTCAAATGTCTAAACTGAGGTTTGGAAAAGTAAAGAACGTTCTACGTTTGAGTCTTAGTTAAAATCCAGAAGTTCAAATTATCATTGACTCGGATAAAATTTCGTTGTCCGAAATTTCGTTCCGTGAGTACACTTCGAtcaatagtattaattaattatttacaaatacattttatccacatttaataaatagtttaccAAGTAGTTAATACTATTCTGCTACTTTATAAAAGATGAATGTATAAtagtgatatttttttatagtgatatttattgatttattttatcgaaataataaaaatcatctcATCTTTTGAAAACTatctaacaatattttttaatcgaataattcaagttaatattaaagtcTAACGATAAagtcgattaattaatataaaatttaacaaactgaattcttgaaataatatcataaaaaatcgtaaattaaactaaaatacGCATTGTTAAcctaacataattaaaaacgtACTTCCTTTCTGaattataatcaaaaatatttctttcttgaTCTTAAAGTAGTACAAATGTGTGTAATTCataatgaatttgaaaaaatttcagtaatttccCAACACAACCTAAAACAATGGATACATTGTACTACGAACGATGTTTCAATTAATGGAACGCAATACGAATCGACACCTGTGAAAGTAGAAATTccaagtataatatttatcttgcgCGGGTGGAACTCATCTCGAGGAATCGAAGTCGATTGCCCTCGAACCGTAGCAGTGCGAGCAGTCGTAAACTGTCTGCAACCAGAGTTGACCGCGCACGGATATTTCTAGTTAATTcgtgttatattaatataataaagcgTGCAAATCCATAGATTACTGTGAGTCAACAAAACAGCAAACCCTCTTGCGGGTGAATACGTCGAAGAGAACAAAGCTACTTTACGAAGATGTGTGGCGGCTTCACTTGTTCCAAAAATGCTTTGACAGCACTAAACATCCTTTATATCGTAAGCTGTACTCCTCCGGGCCATAGATTTGTCTATTCTACGCGAAATTGAACCCTCTCgattcaattcaatttcatcgCGACTCCTTATGGGTTTTCGGATAGTTTTTAATACATACAAGACGAACATGGAAACGattttactcttttattttctgtcaCCAAGGAACCATTTACCTTGGATAAAGATATCTTATTCGGAATAATCTCTTCCcttctattttactattatttaattttcatgaatTAATACGAGCAATTTTCTTCAcgaatattaaagtaatttataatctgTTTCTCTACAAAGCAATTTAACATGTATGAAAAAGGATAGAcatgtagaaattatttatttctttaatctgGTTTTATACCATGCAAAGTAAACAATCCTTTAAATCGCTAACGTTTTAGGTGGTTGCATTTATTCTCATCGGCGTAGCTGTTTATGGAAGAGCGTCTGCATTAGTTACAAATCTCCCCATAATAGGAGGTATTTTAGCATGCGGGGTGATTTTAATACTGATTTCAATACTCGGACTGATTGGTGCTATTAAACATCATcaagttttattattctttgtaTCCttcgtaatatatatttaagtatatacAAGCTGGTAATATTTAATGCTCGCTAAtgagtaaaagaaaattgaaggaGATAAATATCTtaagaaaatgtgaaatttcaaattgacTTTCATTTatgaacaattaataaatttcctaATATGTCTGTAGTAACACATTTTGATCCGTGAAAAGAATGAGGACATAGCACCAATTTCCATATTATCTCTTTCAATTAACAGAATAGTAGTTTTTAATCATAAACATAACTGATTAGTTGTaagttattttttagtatattttaggTAATATTACCTATATtacaagatataataattaaattgaaatgaatatatCTAACAAATAAGAAGAGATACATATTCTGTACAATCCTTAACAGTGTTTTTACAGTACATGTTCATTCTGTTCCTGTTGTTCTTGATTCAATTCAGTATTGCCTGTGCTTGTCTTGCTGTTAACACCAAGCAACAGGAACAGTTAGCCGAACaggtaatatcatttttattagtttacaTTACTATAAAAGCAATAAcatctaataatatttgtagGGCTGGAAACGTGTCGCAAACGATTTGAAAGCAAAAGTTCAGACAACATTTAATTGCTGCAGCTTTAATAGCACTAGCATAGAGTTAGAGAATGATAGTCGGCTGTCTTGCAAAAAAGTCAATGTAAGTGTATTTAAACCAGGTGGagaacatatatattttatatggagaacatatacataaaatacctTTATGTTTTCAGAAAATCTGTTGCCCTACCGAAAGTTATGACTGTATGTGTCCATCATGTATGCTAATATTACAATCTACAATCGATTATGCATTTAAATTATGTGGCAGCATAGGATTGTTCTTTAGTTTTACTGAGGTAACATAAATAAGTACTcgctattaattttacataaaacgaCATTCCAAATACTgttcaatatttgtttataaagtGTAATGTgcaaagtatatgtatatatactgCTTAAACGATACATTACATTTGTGATGTTTTCCATGAAAATATGTTATTGAGCTAATGTTAACTTGTGTACTCATATTGCAGTTTATTGGTGTATGGTTGACAGTGCGATACAGGAACCAGAAAGATCCACGAGCTAATCCTAGTGCTTTTCTCTAGTCTAACACCATCACCATGTCCTCTGTCACCTCATATGATCGTCCTAATAAATGGTGGGTGGTTTCATTTGTGATCTTTAAGTTTCACAttgatatttcattgaaatttcagGCTTACAGTTTGTTCGTATACATAGCAAAAGCTTGAGTAATGATCTAAGATTATATCTCTGTAATCAGcattttttatgaataatgTTAGTACTGCGAATTATGCAATTATTGATCAATGTCAagagtatataaattatatttccaggTGATTGCAGCTTTCTTTGCAAGACATTACAGAAACCAATTAAATCCACACCGGAAGGATTCGATCTTTCCagcattataattttcattaaaatggcTTACATGGTTTAACACTTTAATGACGGAAAACTCAACGTTGCGTTATACAACATAGCGTCTTTTGAaactacaaattattttacacatttcTGGTGAAGAAGTAATAGGCAGCTGATATATTTAGTGCTAAATATAAGTTCTTAGTATAATAATGCTGTCGTTAAGGTGTTAGTCTACTACAGTTTTTCTAAAgagaaatagtataaatattgaattactaTATTCTTCAGTAATTCGTTGCCCAGCTGAGTAAACCAATTTGAATTGCAATAGCATCTAGATATAATTCATTGTTTCAGTACCGAAgattcgattttcattttatagcGTATTGCtttgcataatattatttcgacaAACATCGTTTATCTTTCACTGCTGTTCGTAATGCTTAACAAGAGAAATATCTTTGAGAAGTGAACAATTACACAATTTAGCACGAAATAAACAAACGACAGTCGAAATGTGTGCTCTAGTCATCCATTTAGAACAATCGTACTAAGCCTCAATGCGCCTTgtagtttaataattagataCATTTCTGCGGACGCATTTCCACAAAACTTGCTTACTTTACttctataaaacattttacaaacatATTCATTATCCACCGTTATTAGTAAAGTGAtctcttattaaaaatttcgattttcttttatgaACACAAGGAAATAATCTATACAAAATGTACGTTTGTTTTCTAATTATCtaatattcttgaaaattgaaagaaattctatttaattttttttttgtattgtataatgatttagtttatgaaattttccTTTCTATCGCGAATATTcaattgtaaatgtaaaagCTATTCTTtcgtttgaaaatgtttttgatttcttacaatttattcgataatgaTATCGCGCTAATGAATCAAACATATTTATCCTTTAGTGGAAAGTACAACGTGACGcgataaaagtattaaacTTAGGAATCCTACATCCTggtatattatcatattactgccgtgtatattataataatgccATAATCAATGTATTATAAGTTTCGAATTCATATCAATTTCCTCTATGATTCgtattctttttaatcaaaattaattaatccgcAATCtcgtttaatatattacaattagaCTGAAAATGTTAACCTAAATGTAAATCTTTATGTTTACCGagaagttatatttttaattaatctgaTTAGTGTATTGAATTCTAGACAATCGGTTATGTTATAAGTGCATAAAAACTTACAGTTTATTCATAGTAATTATAAGAaagatcaatttataattcaaataataattatacttccAAAATTTATTACTGCCTTAAGTTTAGAtctaattttagttaattCTTACAAGTTAATTGAACTTTACACAAACAAATGATATAGATCACGCTTAGAACATGTACAcgtatgtattataaaataatctaaaactAATGTACACAAAAGTTATGTGCATAAACTTCAAAActtgtttattatttgtttcgttaCGTTATTTGCAATGTTAATTTgagtttatattaaaatttaaataaaccctatatttcaatgaattagTAATAGAATCTGAAAACGTTATCAATTACATggaacaaattatattataatattgattttttatctttaaattgtataaaacttattaaccctttactgcATGAATTGTAAGAATTAATGGGGAACTATgctttgaaaattcaaatataaaatatagaatatgtaaaattaatttatcaatattcaaAACGAAAAAATCGATACCAAAacgttttttattatattcaattacatcattacgtttaaaaattaataaacatagaAATTTTGGATTTACACCTAAATATATTACATGCTCGTATGTAACATGTActgaagggttaatattctaattttcatatgctaccatttttattggaaGCATGTATTATAACTCGATAGTATGGATATCATGTCGTACATCTAAATTTACAATTGCTTGTGCATAATAAAGACGTATCACATTCCAttgatgatattaaataattatagtttgtTATATCATAATCTTAAACGATGGAAATGATACaaatttagtaatataattttagcaaTAACATCGTCAacaacttatttattatagttacatagtttcacgaaattattttgtaaattaaaaaaaaagaatatcgaaaataatgatttacgGTGTTTAGGTAGAAAAAGGCTTAATGTATTTCTAAACTGTATTaaatcacaaaattaattccacgaattaaaacgaaatctaacttataaaagttattatatataatatttttttcggcATTCTCggcattaattttaacattttccgaattgtattttctgcTTTATTAGTTCTTATTTCAGGCGGTTTATTTCGTGACGAGTTGGAGCTTCGGTTGCAACGCTATCGATCACGAAAATTGGGACGCGATCGCGCTCGAACGTCCTATAATTTCAAACGTGACAACTCAGGACGGTGAATTATCACAATTACAAGAAAGATATTCTTTCAGCAGCGAATAATGTTTTTTTCCAGTTTACGTgcacgtaataattttaaaaagcgcgttaaaaattcgaataggGAATTTGCGTTTATAGAGGTTATCATATAATCGTGCAGCAGAAAATCCGGTCGTTTCGAAAACGCGGGTTAAATTTTGACACTTCGACAATGCacttattatcaaattatcaGTTACCgttctaaataaatcatacGATTTACGAACCGTGATCAACGACTAATAATCCTAGCACATCCGATACAAACGATTCCATATGTATCCCAAAATTCGACATGACAGGATTAAccttcaattaatatttcgattaacCTGTAGTTAAGATTAACCTGTAATTAAGATCAACCTGTACTTTTGAAAGAGCTGCGGACGCGATAGCAAAGTTATGCGATAATATGAAGAAAAATGCAAAGTGTGAACACGTCGGAAGAAACTCTGGCGCAAACCAAGTTTGCTAATATAAATCGGCTTCCTAGTCACAAGACCAGCCATGATTCGAGCTCGACACGCACGCGAACGCTTTCGCGCGATACGGATCCCGCTCATTCAAGTAAATGAACGAAATCACGATAAACCGGTACCTTGTTCGAAAGATATTAACGCATTTTTACGACAGCGCGTCGACCGTCTAGGGAGCATGGAAAATCGAGACAGGAGGAAGGTCAAACGAGTTCCGCTCGAAACCATCGGAAGGAACAGAAATCTGGGAATCCGTTGACGAGGTGTTTCCGTTGGTCGACTCAGTGTTGCAGGTCACCGAAACGGAAAAAATCTGGCAAACGTAAGAACGGTTTCTGGAAGCGTCTGAAGAAAAGGtgcagaaagaaaaagaagcggACACCTAAATCGGAATTACAGAAAGAAGGAGAAGCGGACCAACTTAGTACTTCGACCGTGGATTATCCAGAATCCAGCGACACTACTTTAtacgaaaaatcgaaaaggCATAAGAGAACTGCAGATGCTGCGGACACCGTGGATCCTGCGCACGCACCGCACGGAAAGTTTGCAGATATTCCGCGTGACGCGGAAGCTGCGCATGCTGCAGATCCGAGGGTAAAAGAGGTTATGGAGAAAGGGTACCCCGATTTCAC
Coding sequences within:
- the Tsp97e gene encoding tetraspanin 97E isoform X2; this encodes MCGGFTCSKNALTALNILYIVVAFILIGVAVYGRASALVTNLPIIGGILACGVILILISILGLIGAIKHHQVLLFFYMFILFLLFLIQFSIACACLAVNTKQQEQLAEQGWKRVANDLKAKVQTTFNCCSFNSTSIELENDSRLSCKKVNKICCPTESYDCMCPSCMLILQSTIDYAFKLCGSIGLFFSFTEFIGVWLTVRYRNQKDPRANPSAFL
- the Tsp97e gene encoding tetraspanin 97E isoform X1, with product MCGGFTCSKNALTALNILYIVVAFILIGVAVYGRASALVTNLPIIGGILACGVILILISILGLIGAIKHHQVLLFFYMFILFLLFLIQFSIACACLAVNTKQQEQLAEQGWKRVANDLKAKVQTTFNCCSFNSTSIELENDSRLSCKKVNKICCPTESYDCMCPSCMLILQSTIDYAFKLCGSIGLFFSFTEVIAAFFARHYRNQLNPHRKDSIFPAL
- the LOC144470896 gene encoding uncharacterized protein LOC144470896, whose product is MQSVNTSEETLAQTKFANINRLPSHKTSHDSSSTRTRTLSRDTDPAHSTRRPSREHGKSRQEEGQTSSARNHRKEQKSGNPLTRCFRWSTQCCRSPKRKKSGKRKNGFWKRLKKRCRKKKKRTPKSELQKEGEADQLSTSTVDYPESSDTTLYEKSKRHKRTADAADTVDPAHAPHGKFADIPRDAEAAHAADPRVKEVMEKGYPDFTKSCCYMCANAMALLGAVPGPTTEKLHVSIQASGTLTDKADKSSSPMSYVRTVQSSVKVKVRNIGTDYSKARKPAKPKLKLKDFKNAISGKLPKMPKLANMRMARKPPGEKASKKPQTRTVACGTNTSSKHTNTPQCMAGRATQCVREKK